One segment of Triticum aestivum cultivar Chinese Spring chromosome 2A, IWGSC CS RefSeq v2.1, whole genome shotgun sequence DNA contains the following:
- the LOC123185588 gene encoding snakin-2, with translation MALGKLAVAALVASLLLLSTIKAADSPAPAAAPLGPPPHNIVDPSKDCGWACNLRCSANSRPKLCSRACLKCCSVCRCVPAGTAGNKETCGKCYTDWTMHGNNTKCP, from the exons ATGGCGCTCGGCAAGCTTGCGGTGGCCGCGCTGGTGGCATCTCTCCTCCTGCTCAGCACCATCAAG GCTGCCGACTCTCCTGCTCCGGCTGCTGCTCCGCTCGGGCCTCCTCCCCACAACATCGTAGACCCCTCTAAAG ACTGCGGGTGGGCGTGCAACCTGCGGTGCAGCGCCAACTCGCGGCCGAAGCTGTGCAGCCGGGCATGCCTCAAGTGCTGCAGCGTGTGCCGCTGCGTGCCGGCGGGCACGGCCGGCAACAAGGAGACCTGCGGCAAGTGCTACACCGACTGGACCATGCACGGCAACAACACCAAGTGCCCCTGA